The segment TTTGAAAAGACATATCCAAACATATCTGACTTATGAGtacaagaaaccaaaaaaaaaaaaacaaagttttctTTGCATTTGGAGCTCGAAACACTTGTATGGACAATGAAAATATGTTATGTCCTTCTACCTACTAGATCTTTAGATCTGACTGCAAATATTTAATTGCCACGATAGAGATTGTCATGCTTTGCCAAATTTCTCAATAGTGGAAGGATATAAATGGCAGCAAAGAAAATTTCACATCTTCAATATTTTCTATGTTCTTCAAGGACATAACAAAATTATTGACTCTTTAAATAGAACTAATCTTtctatatgaaattttattttgttggttaTTATATTTATGTCTTGTTTTCCAGACCatttaaataacaaatgattttttgatataaaaatatattttagagaaaattaaTACTTCATTCGATTTATATTGATGaatgttttgagaaaaaaaaattgtttcacaaaaataaatattttaaattttcaatgcATATGCAAtaagttgaaaaaaaattggtaaattcaaaaaaatttgattaaaacTATTGGTACAAATTATAGAAAGTTGTTTTTACGCATAATCAAGATATTTATTGTGGGTTGAacttaaaaaaatcaagatatttATTGCTGCTATAcactaatcattttttttatttgtgaaatgtataaataaatctAACATTGTAGGGAAtatgtatcttattataatGTTGTCTATCAGCAAGTTGGAAGAATCTTTTAgtttgtttaattaaaaaaaatatcattggttgacaggaaaagaaaatcttaaataaaatgTCACGAGTGAAGCACAAGAGGGGCAGCAACGGAAGGGCACAAAATGAAATTTGCTTTTACCATTTTCCTTTGCTTCCTATAAATTAACGAGGCCGCGTCTCTCTCGGTCTCGTTCTCTGTCCCACCGCTTCTCCACCAATcacttccttctctctctctcagatctGCATCTACCAGAGATTCTCCTCCTTTTCCTTTTCTGCATCTTTTAAAAGCACCATGGTTGGACCTCTGGAATCTGATCAAACAATCTTCGACATGTCTGGAAAAATCGAAATACTGTCCGATGATTTCGATCCGACCGCTGTAGTCACCGAACCGTTACCATCCCCGGTAACaaacggaggaggaggagaaagagAAATGGTTATGGGGAGGAATGTGCACACGACGTGTCTCGCCGTGACAGAACCGGAGTCAAACGACGAGTTCACGGGAGACAAGGAAGCTTACATGGCTAGCGTTCTCGCTCGTTACCGCAAAACTTTGGTTGAACGAACCAAATATCATCTaggtaatatatattatattcaatCATATAACGGTATCCTTCCTAGGCGGGCTCTATCTAATGAATCTGGTTTGGAAAATGATGTGGTGTAGGTTATCCATATAACTTGGATTTCGACTACGGTGCGCTTGGGCAGTTACAGCATTTCTCAATTAACAACCTGGGAGATCCGTTTATCGAAAGCAACTATGGAGTGCACTCTAGGCCTTTCGAGGTTGGCGTCTTGGATTGGTTTGCTCGTCTCTGGGAGATTGAGAGAGATGACTATTGGGGTTACATCACCAACTGTGGTACTGAAGGAAACCTTCACGGCATCTTAGTTGGGtacgttttgttttgttttcttttgtttgtttgtttgtgtgttcggttcttgattttttttttctttttcaggaGAGAGATGTTACCTGATGGGATTCTGTATGCTTCGACCGAATCTCATTACTCTGTGTTTAAAGCTGCTCGTATGTATCGAATGGAATGCGAGAAGGTTGATACGCTTATCTCTGGGGAGATTGACTGTGATGATCTCAGACGAAAGCTGTTGGCTAACAAAGATAAACCCGCCATTCTTAATGTTAACATAGGTCtgtgttttgtttctcttttgttttttatttggtttctcagtttgtgtgtgtgttttgctGATGGAGTTATTTCTTGCAGGTACAACGGTTAAAGGAGCCGTTGATGATCTCGACCTTGTTATCAAAACTCTTGAAGAGTGTGGGTTCTCACATGACAGGTTCTATATTCACTGCGATGGCGCTCTCTTTGGACTTATGATGCCTTTTGTCAAACGTGTAAGTGTACCAGCCAGTCTTCCATTTTGATAATAAACCTTAACTCTGCTCTGactgaatctttttttttttaatatctaggCACCAAAAGTCACGTTCAATAAACCGATAGGGAGTGTGAGTGTGTCGGGCCACAAATTCGTCGGGTGTCCAATGCCTTGTGGTGTTCAGATAACAAGAATGAAACACATCAAAGTCCTATCCAGCAACGTTGAGTACCTGGCGTCAAGGGATGCGACAATCATGGGAAGCAGAAACGGACATGCTCCTCTGTTCCTTTGGTACACTCTTAACCGCAAAGGCTACAAAGGATTCCAGAAAGAAGTTCAGAAGTGCCTGAGAAACGCCCATTACCTTAAAGACAGACTCCGTGAATCTGGGATCAGCGCCATGCTCAACGAGCTTAGCAGCACCGTTGTCTTTGAAAGGCCCAAGGATGAAGAGTTCGTTAGGAGGTGGCAGCTTGCTTGCCAAGGCGATATAGCTCATGTGGTGGTGATGCCGAGCGTTACAATCGAGAAGCTCGATCATTTTGTGAAAGACCTGGTCGAACACAGATCGATCTGGTGTAAGGACGGATCTCAAACACCATGCCTTGCAAAGGATGTAGGTGCCAACAACTGCGTCTGTCCAGCTCACAAGTGACCTTGCAGTTTTTTCAACCATATGTTTGCtatttctttgtttcttgtttaAATTTCTATCCGTTGCAGTCATGAATTTTTCGTAAAATTTTCCAGTTTCGCTTCAGTTATTAATAAAAGTCTATGATTTAAAAACCATTGTGTG is part of the Raphanus sativus cultivar WK10039 chromosome 5, ASM80110v3, whole genome shotgun sequence genome and harbors:
- the LOC108862477 gene encoding serine decarboxylase, whose amino-acid sequence is MVGPLESDQTIFDMSGKIEILSDDFDPTAVVTEPLPSPVTNGGGGEREMVMGRNVHTTCLAVTEPESNDEFTGDKEAYMASVLARYRKTLVERTKYHLGYPYNLDFDYGALGQLQHFSINNLGDPFIESNYGVHSRPFEVGVLDWFARLWEIERDDYWGYITNCGTEGNLHGILVGREMLPDGILYASTESHYSVFKAARMYRMECEKVDTLISGEIDCDDLRRKLLANKDKPAILNVNIGTTVKGAVDDLDLVIKTLEECGFSHDRFYIHCDGALFGLMMPFVKRAPKVTFNKPIGSVSVSGHKFVGCPMPCGVQITRMKHIKVLSSNVEYLASRDATIMGSRNGHAPLFLWYTLNRKGYKGFQKEVQKCLRNAHYLKDRLRESGISAMLNELSSTVVFERPKDEEFVRRWQLACQGDIAHVVVMPSVTIEKLDHFVKDLVEHRSIWCKDGSQTPCLAKDVGANNCVCPAHK